From the genome of Miscanthus floridulus cultivar M001 chromosome 10, ASM1932011v1, whole genome shotgun sequence, one region includes:
- the LOC136485206 gene encoding protein yippee-like At4g27745, which yields MADLVGPRVYSCCHCRNHVCLHDDIISKAFQGRNGRAFLFSHAMNIAVGPKEDRQLMTGLHTVADIYCRDCREVLGWKYERAYEESQRYKEGKFIFEKAKIVKENW from the exons ATGGCGGACTTGGTGGGGCCGCGGGTGTACAGCTGCTGCCATTGCCGGAACCACGtctgcctccacgacgacattaTCTCCAAGGCCTTTCAG GGACGGAATGGCCGTGCATTTCTGTTTTCTCATGCCATGAACATAGCTGTGGGGCCTAAGGAGGATAGGCAACTCATGACAGGCCTTCACACCGTTGCTGATATCTACTGCCGTGACTGCCGTGAGGTGCTAGGGTGGAAATATGAGAGGGCTTATGAGGAGTCGCAGAGATACAAGGAAGGGAAGTTCATATTTGAGAAAGCAAAGATTGTTAAGGAAAATTGGTAG